DNA from Actinomyces sp. oral taxon 897:
TGGTAGGAGCCCGTGGGTGGGGCTGTCTGTCTGGTTGCAGGCATACCTGCTATCCCACCAGAGGCTGCGACGGCGTGCGCAGTGAGGTGACACACCCCATGGGGCTTTCCGGGGCCGGCGGGCCCGGGTGCGCTAAGGGCGCGGGGATGCGCCCCGCCGGGCCGGCTGCGCCTCAGTACGCGAGCGGCGCCCCGCCGGGCCCAGGTGCATCAGGGGCGCGGGTCCCCTCAGCGCACCTGGGCCCGGCGTCGGTCTCAGCGCAGCTCCACCAGGCTGGGCTGGAGGCCCAGGGTGCCCACCAGCTGCTCCCGGTAGGTCGGTGAGGTGACCTCGTCGCGCCAGGCGCGTGCCCGGGCCAGGCGTCCCTCAATGTCCAGCCGGGCAATGACCTCCTCGTTGCCCTGCGCCGTCGAGAAGCGGGTGAGGTCGGCGATGGCCAGGTCGGCCTGGGCCAGGTCCCGGGCGACCTTGGCGTCCAGCCGCTGGGCGTACCAGGACGAGGACAGGATGTTCTCCCGCTCGAACAGGGCGCGGAACTCCGGGCTGGTCAGGGTCCAGCCCTCCCGGGAGCGGCCCTCGGCCATGATCTCCAGCAGGGCGCGCACCGGCGGGGCCGCCCACTCGATGGAGCCGTCCGCCATGTACTTGCGGGCCACCACCTCGTGGGTGGTGACAATGACGTCCACGGAGTCGGCGAACACCTGCGGGTCCTGCAGCTCGGGGCGCAGCATCTCCTCGGTGAACAGCACGTCCGGGTGCAGGAAGATACGACCGAAGTACGTGGAGGCGAAGGCCTCGTTCATACGGTAGCCCAGGCGGGAGGCCTGGACGGTGCGGCCCTGGTACTCAAAGTCCTCGATCCGCTCCAGGAAGCCGTCCCGGATCAGGGTGGCGGCGTCGCGCTCCTGGGGCGTCATGCGCGAGAAGACCTCCGGCACGAGCAGGGAGATGTCGTGGGCCACCTTGACCTTGGGGCCGATGTAGCCCGCCGAGGACAGCCACCCGTCGTAGCCGCCCAGGGCGTAGGACAGCAGCGCGGCGTTGAGGTCGAAGACGGCCGGCAGGGCGTTGAAGGGCGCCTTGGTCAGGGCCCCCTCGCTGCCGGCCCCCGTGGTGGAGGGGGACTTGCCGGTCATGGAGGAGATGAACTCCATGAACAGCTCGGGCAGCTCCATGTAGTGCAGCGGGTTGTAGGCGCACAGGGCCGGCACGCCCTCCTCGGGCGGGTTGTTGCGACGTCCTGCGGCCACCACGTCCACGGTGTGGGCCAGGGGCCGGTCCAGGGGGAGGTCGTGGTACAGGTGGCTGGAGATGTCGGCGAGCTCGGCCTCGCGCGGGTCGGCGACGTCGGGCCGCAGCTGGAGGTAGCGCGGGTTCTTGGAGGGGACGCCGTTGACCAGGCGCGGGTTGGCGCTGGAGACCCAGTAGGTCTCCCGGGAGGGGTCGACGGCGTCGGGCAGGGCGGCGGCCCGGCGCACCAGGTCGGCCATGGGCTCGGTGAACCGGGACAGGCCGGGGGCGTCGTCCACCATGGCGCGGGCGTCGGCGGGGGTCAGCGGCTGGAAGTTGGAGATAAAGGTGCCGGGGCGCGACATGTCCGCCTCGGTCTGCTTGTCGTAGCCGCGCACGATGGCGTCGTCGGGGCGCTGGAAGAGCAGGCGCTCGCAGTTGGCCACCACCTTGCGCGACAGGGGCGTCGCGCCGGCAGAGGCGCCGGCGCTGGCGGGGGCGCCAGCGGTAAGGGCGCCGGCACCGTCAGCGGGCACCGCGTCACCGGTCTGGTCGGCCAGGGCCGCCCCGGGCACCACGACGGAGGCCGTAATGTCGTCCTCCGTCTGCACCTTGGCGGCCGGGGAGAAGTCCGGGCGCAGGGTCAGCAGGCGCCAGGCGCCGTCGTCCTCAAAGCCCACGCGCAGCATATTGACCTTGAGGACCTCCCCGTCCAGGCGCAGCGCGTTGCCCTTGCGGCCGTTAATGACCGACACCGAGAAGTGGGAGCGCCAGTCCTGCCCCCAGCTGGGCTGCCAGTAGCGCTTGACCCAGAACAGGAGCTCCTTGACGTGGGCGGGAATGGCCTCCAGGAAGGCGTTGTACTCCTGCGTGTACCTCTCCGAGGGCGTCAGGAGCTTAATGACGCTGCCCAGGCTCCGCTCCTGGGACAGGACCGGGCGGTGGTCGGTGCCGCGCCGGGCCGGGTCGGCGAAGCGCTGGGAGTAGTCGCGCTCCAGCAGGGCGGCCACGGCGTCGAGGTCGGCGTCCACGTCCGCGACGTAGGCCTCCCCGAACACGAAGGCGTCCAGGAGCGACTTGGAGATCTCCGACTTGCCGCCGCCGGAGACCGTGGCGGGCTTGTGCGCCTGGGTGACGCGCTGGGAGGTGCCCACCAGGTGCCACTGGGTGGCGTCGCCCTCGCGGTGCTTGGCGTGGATGCGGTAGCCCGACGGCGTCACGTAGGTGGTGTCCACGTGCAGCGGGATGGACACGCTCCGGGTCCCCTCCCCCTGGGCCAGCTCCCAGCTGACCGTCTGGGTGCGCATGGAGTACCTGGCGCCCGCCGGCACCATGACGATGCTCGGGTCGGCGGCGCACACGGCCGAGCCGTCGCCCGCGGGGGTGAACACGCCCGGGTTGAGCGCCAGGACGTGCTCCACGCTGGCCCAGTCGGGGGAGTGGGTGTCCACGTACTCCTGGCCCAGGTTGTAGCGGGGGAAGGCCTGGGCCCCGCCGGAGTGCTCCTCCTCCACGCAGCCGAAGAGGTTGGCCGAGTACCCGATCTGGGTCTTGACCTCCTTCTTGCAGTAGCCGAAGTAGTTGTCGGCGATGACGGTGACGATGACGCCCCGCTCGTCACGGGCGCAGACCTTGAAGGCCTTGCCGTTGTTGTACAGCTCGGCCTCGTCCTTGAAGCACTGCCCGTCGCGGCGCTCCCGCTCGCTGGCGTCCTCCCAGGACGGCAGGCCCAGCTCCTTCTTGGTCAGGCGGGTCAGGTGGGGGGCCAGGATGACGCAGCCGGTGTGCCCGGTCCAGGACTCCGGGGCCAGGGAGGCGTCGTTCTCCGGCAGGTAGGGGTCGCCGCCGTTGCCGAAGATCCCCTCGACGAAGTCCAGGTTGGCCACCAGGCCGCCAGGGGCGATGAACCGGATCTCCATGGAGCGCTCACCGCAGAACCCGGGCACGGCCGGGACGACGACGGGGCGCAGCAGCAGGGAGACGAAACAGTGGGCCGGGGTGGGGGCGGTAGCCGTCCAGGGCAGGGTCAGCAGGTCCTGCGGGGGGCGGAGGGCGGCGTCAAGCAGGCGGGCGAACACGTCCTTGCGCACGGCGATCTTGTCGTCCGGGATAGGCAGGCCCCCGGTGGCCACGTGGAAGACCCCGGCGGTGGTACGGCGGTCGTTGCGCGGGTTGTGCAGGACGCCGTTGAGGACCGTGAAGGACTCCACGTACTCGCTGCGGAAGCTGGTGGCGTCGGCGGGCAGCGCCAGGGCGCGCGCCAGGCCGCTCTGGTCCAGCACGAAGGTGGAGCGCGGCAGGCTGGGGCGCACCGGCGCGTCCTCCAGGTAGGAGTCCAGGAAGCGCTGGACACGGTGGTCGGCGGCGCAGGGGCGGTGGGCCAGGCGGCGGGAGAGCTCGCGCTGGCGGGCGAGGATCGGGCCCACGAGGCTGTCGGTCTCGGCGTCACCGGTGCCCTGGGGGGCCGGCAGGCCCAGGAGGCGCAGGCGCAGGGCGATCGCGGCGGCGGTGTACTCGGGGGAGCTGACCGCGTTCTGCGAGGTGGTCTCGTTGGCAGCAGAAGTGGCTTCCATGGGACTCACAGTAGTCGCGTCCGCGCTGGCGGGCCCGGGCAGGTGCGTGGCAGGACGTGTGAGCCCGGGCTCTCAGGGGCGCGGGGCCGGGCGGGAGCGGCCCCAGGGCAGGGCCAGCCCCGGGGCGGGGTCAGCCCGGGGAGCGGCCCCGGGGCGGGGCCGATCGGGGCCAGCCTCGGGGCGGGGCCGACAGGGAGCCGGGCCGGGCGCGAGGCCGGGGTTGGCTCCTGGACCACTGGGCCGGCTGCCCCGCCGCGGTCCGGGCCTTCAGCGCTCGCGGGTCCCGGCGATGAACTCCTCCACGCTGCGGCGCGCCTCCTCGTCGGGGCGCTGCTCCATGGGCGACTTCATAAAGTAGGAGGCGGCGCTCAGCAGCTCCCCGCCAATGCCCCGGTCCAGGGCGATCTTGGCGGCGCGCACGGCGTCGATGACGATGCCCGCGGAGTTGGGCGAGTCCCACACCTCCAGCTTGTACTCCACGGAGATGGGGGCGTCGCCGAAGTTGCGGCCCTCCAGGCGCACGTAGGCCCACTTGCGGTCGTCGAGCCAGGCCACGTGGTCCGAGGGGCCGATGTGCACGTCGCGGTCGTCCAGGCGCTGGGCCAGGTTGGACTGCACGGCGTTGGTCTTGGAGATCTTCTTGGACTCCAGGCGGCTCCTCTGGAGCATGTTCTTGAAGTCCATGTTGCCGCCCACATTGAGCTGGTAGGTGCGGTCCAGCACGCAGCCGCGCTCCTCGAACAGGCGTGCGAGCACCCGGTGGGTGATGGTGGCGCCGAGCTGGCTCTTGATGTCGTCACCCACGATCGGCACCCCGGCGGCGGCGAACTTCTCGCTCCACTCCCGGGTGGAGCCGATGAACACCGGCATGCAGTTAATGAAGGCGCAGTGGGCGTCGATGGCGCACTGGGCGTAGAAGCGGGCGGCCTCCTCGCTGCCCACCGGCAGGTAGGACACGAGCACGTCCACCTTCGCCTGCCTCAGGGCGGCCACGACGTCGACCGGCTCGGCGTCGGACTCGGTGATGGTGGCCCGGTAGTAGTCCCCCAGGCCGTCCAGGGTCACCCCGCGCTGGACGACCACCCCGGTGGGGGCGACGTCGGCGATGTGGATGGTGTTGTTCTGTGAGGCGTTGATGGCATCGGCCAGGTCGAGGCCCACCTTGGCGGCGTCGACGTCGAAGGCCGCCACGAAGTCCAGGTCGCGCACGTGGTAGCCGCCGAAGTCCACGTGCATGAGGCCCGGGACGGTGTCGGTGGCCTTGGCGTCACGGTAGTAGGTGACGCCCTGGACGAGGGAGGAGGCGCAGTTTCCGACGCCGACGATCCCGACACGGATGGTGCTCATGGTGCTCCTTGTAGGTGGGTATGATCCTGGGAAGGGGTGGATGCCGGACAAGACTAGATCGATCTAGTGCCGTTGGGAGCCATCCGGCGTGCAGTGTGACGCGACTCTCGGCGCCTGGGGGGCTGTGACGTGTCCGCTACCGGTCCCGGTGGTTCCTATGGTGATACTGGTGGTGGAAACGGGGGTGGGCGGCCCTCGCCCCGCAGCCCCAATCGACGGAAACGAGGACCACGTGGCTGGAAGCAATGCGCCTGGATCCCGGCGCCCGGGCAAGCTGGCCCAGGCGGCGGCGGTCGAGCCCGCTGTCAGGAAGACCAAGAAGAAGCCCGGGGCCTCCGGGCGACCACCCCGGGGCGGCAAGGACGCCAAGGGGCCCGGCGCCGGACGGCGGCGTCGCTTCTTCAACTACCCGCGGGCGGGCAAGGGGCCGATCCGGCGCTGGGTGCCCAGCTGGCGGTTCGTGCTGGGCTCCTTCCTGCTCATGATCGCCCTGCTCTTCGGCGGCTTCATTACCGCCTACACGGTGATCGAGATCCCCAACGTCTCCCAGTTCGCCCTGGCCACCACCTCGGTCGTGTACTACAAC
Protein-coding regions in this window:
- a CDS encoding inositol-3-phosphate synthase, producing the protein MSTIRVGIVGVGNCASSLVQGVTYYRDAKATDTVPGLMHVDFGGYHVRDLDFVAAFDVDAAKVGLDLADAINASQNNTIHIADVAPTGVVVQRGVTLDGLGDYYRATITESDAEPVDVVAALRQAKVDVLVSYLPVGSEEAARFYAQCAIDAHCAFINCMPVFIGSTREWSEKFAAAGVPIVGDDIKSQLGATITHRVLARLFEERGCVLDRTYQLNVGGNMDFKNMLQRSRLESKKISKTNAVQSNLAQRLDDRDVHIGPSDHVAWLDDRKWAYVRLEGRNFGDAPISVEYKLEVWDSPNSAGIVIDAVRAAKIALDRGIGGELLSAASYFMKSPMEQRPDEEARRSVEEFIAGTRER